In Clostridium sp., one DNA window encodes the following:
- a CDS encoding PTS system mannose/fructose/N-acetylgalactosamine-transporter subunit IIB, translating into MVNIVLTRIDDRLIHGQVMTAWLHYTQGNKIVIVDDGVAGDTFLKSILQVAVPPGVKLDVFDIESGAKFLMGEDNGDRIILLVKTPDTVYRLIQNGVHLKELIIGGMGANVKRKKLYKNISASDEEKDILKQVIQKGVDVRIQIIPEDNAVKVEKFL; encoded by the coding sequence ATGGTAAATATAGTGCTGACAAGAATAGATGACAGGTTGATACATGGACAGGTTATGACAGCCTGGCTGCATTATACACAGGGTAATAAAATTGTCATTGTTGATGACGGGGTTGCTGGAGATACGTTCTTAAAATCTATTTTACAGGTAGCAGTACCGCCCGGAGTAAAGTTGGATGTCTTCGACATAGAGTCTGGTGCAAAATTTCTAATGGGTGAAGACAATGGAGACAGAATAATACTGCTTGTTAAAACACCAGATACAGTATATAGGCTTATCCAAAATGGAGTGCACCTTAAAGAGCTGATTATAGGAGGGATGGGAGCGAATGTAAAGAGAAAGAAATTATATAAGAATATATCCGCATCTGATGAAGAAAAAGACATATTGAAGCAAGTAATCCAGAAGGGAGTTGATGTAAGAATACAGATTATTCCTGAAGACAATGCGGTAAAAGTAGAAAAGTTTTTGTAA
- a CDS encoding PTS sugar transporter subunit IIA, giving the protein MIGVLVVTHGDFAKGLLNSVELIMGKQKKCKCFGLYHGDSIELFGKKVLDSIIELDEGEGVLVFSDLYCASPYNTTAVNSKYLIHHKYRSICGINLPMILEALNMRNSMKLDELAEYVMKCGKDGIKEFFDEMKKANIKNYRR; this is encoded by the coding sequence ATGATAGGAGTATTGGTTGTAACACATGGTGATTTTGCAAAGGGATTGTTGAACAGTGTGGAGCTTATTATGGGAAAACAAAAAAAATGCAAGTGTTTTGGACTATATCATGGTGACAGTATAGAGCTATTCGGTAAAAAAGTACTTGACAGTATAATTGAATTGGATGAAGGAGAAGGAGTTTTGGTATTCTCTGATTTATACTGTGCCAGCCCATATAATACTACTGCGGTAAACAGCAAATATCTAATTCACCATAAATATAGATCTATTTGTGGGATAAATTTGCCAATGATATTGGAGGCGTTAAATATGAGAAATTCCATGAAGTTGGACGAATTAGCGGAATATGTGATGAAATGTGGAAAGGATGGTATAAAAGAATTTTTCGATGAAATGAAAAAAGCCAATATAAAAAATTATAGGAGATGA
- a CDS encoding PTS mannose/fructose/sorbose/N-acetylgalactosamine transporter subunit IIC: MSMQIHLWQAVLIGIIYYLGYIGTPWLTLMGGTTVMRPLVGGTLVGIVLGDPVQGCIIGAAINLPYLAFITAGGTSPVDPGLAGILGTALGIAANVSPNVAITLAIPLGLLGTIVWVTHMTIDIAFVHMADVAAEKGELKKIIYLYHIILPQICIFLLCVIPVTLASYFGSGAVKGAIDTLGGTPLHILTVIGGILPALGIAMNLKAIGRKETILFFMLGFLSLSYFKLTVLVISVFAFIVAYIYTQLLMLREGGNA; the protein is encoded by the coding sequence ATGTCAATGCAGATTCATCTTTGGCAAGCAGTATTGATAGGGATTATTTATTATTTGGGTTATATTGGAACACCTTGGTTGACTCTTATGGGAGGCACGACTGTTATGAGACCGCTTGTTGGAGGTACACTAGTAGGGATTGTTCTTGGGGATCCGGTGCAAGGATGTATAATTGGAGCAGCAATAAACCTTCCATATTTAGCCTTTATAACTGCAGGAGGTACATCACCAGTAGATCCAGGATTGGCAGGCATACTTGGAACTGCACTTGGAATAGCTGCGAATGTTTCTCCAAATGTTGCGATTACTCTTGCTATACCGCTAGGATTGTTGGGAACTATAGTTTGGGTAACTCATATGACTATTGATATAGCATTTGTTCATATGGCCGACGTCGCAGCAGAAAAAGGAGAGCTTAAAAAGATAATTTATCTCTACCACATAATTCTTCCTCAAATTTGTATATTTTTACTTTGTGTAATTCCAGTTACTCTTGCTTCATATTTTGGCTCGGGTGCAGTTAAGGGAGCTATTGATACTTTAGGAGGAACGCCACTTCATATATTGACGGTTATAGGAGGAATATTACCTGCATTAGGTATTGCAATGAATTTAAAGGCAATAGGGAGAAAAGAAACAATATTATTTTTTATGTTAGGATTTCTTTCATTAAGCTATTTTAAATTGACAGTACTTGTAATTTCGGTATTTGCATTTATAGTGGCCTACATTTATACTCAGCTTTTGATGTTGCGAGAAGGGGGGAATGCATGA